In Zingiber officinale cultivar Zhangliang chromosome 3B, Zo_v1.1, whole genome shotgun sequence, a single window of DNA contains:
- the LOC121968453 gene encoding zinc finger BED domain-containing protein DAYSLEEPER-like, which translates to MDVLKEFDTFQSLEFIGRAQKSQLELYLEEPTIDRITKLDVLGFWKAHQFRYPDLAQMARDILSVPISTVASESTFSTSGRILDQYRSVMKPDVVEALVCCRDWLAGGKETTEVGLNDLTENIMNLFTNEDTGSKSTATHD; encoded by the exons ATGGATGTTTTGAAG GAATTTGACACTTTTCAAAGTTTAGAATTCATTGGCAGAGCTCAAAAGAGTCAATTAGAGCTATATTTGGAAGAACCAACAATTGATAGAATAACAAAATTGGATGTTCTCGGGTTTTGGAAAGCTCACCAATTTAGGTATCCTGACCTTGCACAAATGGCTAGAGATATCTTGAGTGTTCCAATTTCTACAGTTGCTTCTGAATCAACTTTTAGTACCAGTGGTAGGATACTTGACCAATATCGCAGTGTAATGAAGCCTGATGTTGTTGAGGCATTAGTTTGTTGTAGAGATTGGTTAGCTGGAGGGAAAG AAACTACTGAGGTGGGGTTGAATGATTTGACTGAAAATATTATGAATTTATTCACAAATGAGGATACTGGATCAAAATCTACTGCAACACATGATTGA